The following are from one region of the Alicyclobacillus fastidiosus genome:
- a CDS encoding NUDIX domain-containing protein codes for MFVVNVEAAIFKDDNWLVIRRSLKESHAAGMISLVGGKVEHEGNQSDILERTLRREIFEEVGIEVTDVIHYVQSTSFIADDGDHVIDVVFLCEHVSGETVCKSPDEVDSVLWLTIDQILDDENTPPWTKESLRRAHALRKELGV; via the coding sequence TTGTTCGTTGTCAATGTCGAGGCTGCCATCTTCAAAGATGACAATTGGCTGGTGATAAGACGGAGCTTAAAGGAATCTCATGCTGCAGGTATGATATCTCTAGTCGGTGGTAAGGTGGAGCATGAAGGAAATCAGAGTGATATTTTAGAACGAACTCTTCGACGCGAGATTTTCGAAGAGGTTGGCATTGAAGTGACTGATGTCATTCACTACGTCCAAAGCACATCGTTTATTGCGGATGACGGCGATCATGTCATTGACGTTGTCTTTCTTTGTGAGCACGTAAGTGGTGAGACAGTATGCAAGAGTCCTGATGAAGTAGATTCTGTACTCTGGCTCACGATTGACCAAATTCTCGACGATGAGAACACGCCGCCATGGACGAAAGAAAGTTTACGCCGTGCCCACGCATTGAGAAAAGAACTCGGGGTCTAA
- a CDS encoding metalloregulator ArsR/SmtB family transcription factor, whose product MVLGPDFNALNDQAAEEIFKALSNQTRVHILRLLKHPTANFSTQVHVMKENGFEGGVCVSDIRKNIGVSQSTASQYLAILQQSGLLEMKRIGQWTYYRRNEATIKQLEQYIRFKL is encoded by the coding sequence ATGGTGTTGGGCCCAGACTTCAATGCGCTAAATGATCAAGCGGCAGAAGAGATATTTAAGGCACTTTCCAACCAGACACGCGTCCATATTCTTCGACTGCTAAAACATCCGACTGCCAATTTTTCCACACAGGTACACGTCATGAAAGAAAACGGATTTGAGGGCGGCGTCTGTGTGAGCGACATTCGCAAAAACATAGGGGTGTCACAATCGACCGCCTCCCAATATCTTGCCATTCTACAGCAAAGCGGCTTATTGGAAATGAAGAGAATTGGGCAATGGACTTACTATCGTCGCAATGAAGCAACGATCAAACAACTCGAGCAATACATTCGATTCAAGCTATGA
- the speB gene encoding agmatinase, whose protein sequence is MRYQPKDSFQSPRFCGPRTFARLPYVEHLDDDMDFIIAGIPFDSGASFRTGQRFGPEAIRDFSILLRPYNVEQDINVFDYVSGVDYGDVPVIPGYIQLTYDKIVESLGPVLERGIVPIGLGGDHSITLGELRAVAQKYGPVALVHFDAHSDTWDSYFGQKYNHGTPFRRALEEGLLDVSRSIQVGMRGALYSPDDLEDARQLGFAVYSTSQFKRMGANAILNLIHQRVGEGPAFLTFDIDFLDPSYAPGTGTPEVAGVSIDDALTLVRGLTGIHFVGFDLVEVLPSYDHGQITAAAAANVIYEFITLLALRKREAEKTLEQRKEIHIG, encoded by the coding sequence ATGCGTTATCAACCGAAGGATTCGTTTCAATCCCCACGTTTTTGCGGACCTCGTACGTTCGCTCGACTTCCATACGTAGAGCACCTGGACGACGATATGGACTTTATCATCGCTGGCATTCCGTTTGATTCGGGTGCATCCTTTCGCACCGGGCAGCGATTTGGGCCAGAGGCTATACGCGATTTTTCCATTCTTCTCCGGCCCTACAACGTAGAGCAGGACATCAATGTGTTCGACTATGTCTCTGGTGTCGACTACGGTGATGTCCCCGTGATTCCCGGCTACATCCAGCTTACGTATGACAAGATCGTCGAGAGCTTAGGTCCTGTGTTGGAGCGAGGGATTGTACCGATTGGTTTAGGAGGCGACCACTCGATCACACTTGGTGAACTTCGTGCGGTTGCACAGAAATACGGTCCAGTCGCGTTGGTACACTTTGATGCACATTCGGACACTTGGGACAGTTACTTTGGCCAAAAGTATAACCATGGCACCCCGTTCCGTCGAGCCCTTGAGGAGGGATTACTGGATGTTTCGCGGTCTATTCAGGTAGGGATGCGTGGTGCGCTGTATTCGCCCGACGATTTGGAGGATGCAAGACAACTGGGCTTTGCAGTCTATTCCACAAGCCAGTTCAAGCGGATGGGTGCAAACGCAATATTGAACCTGATCCATCAACGGGTCGGTGAGGGTCCAGCTTTCCTGACGTTCGATATCGATTTCCTCGATCCTAGCTACGCACCTGGTACGGGCACGCCAGAAGTTGCTGGTGTGAGCATTGATGACGCACTCACGCTTGTACGAGGACTCACGGGGATTCATTTTGTCGGCTTCGATTTGGTTGAGGTGCTTCCGTCCTATGATCATGGACAAATCACCGCCGCGGCCGCCGCCAATGTGATCTACGAATTCATCACGTTGTTGGCTCTGAGAAAACGTGAAGCAGAGAAAACACTTGAACAACGAAAGGAGATTCACATTGGCTGA
- a CDS encoding mechanosensitive ion channel family protein gives MSPWRRIGLVAVILILLSITFNLAHDLALKQYVPAQYFRLVEWGLVLVWCFIGYALVRNLNHFILSKTLRKHIDTRTARLLSRVLTAIGFVFIVLVALNLLQIRLSSLLVGGAVTGVIVGIGAQSTLSNLFAGLILLTLRPFSVGQYITLRTSLFSGIEYGGTVFDVNWYYTILIDGDQKRVLPNSSVIVSAVTINAAEKPADHVFTVPVSYSVSEKVLGDELSQLTNGQAKIKIREFSKDAYVVEIHLPASQSPGIIREILAKYQA, from the coding sequence ATGAGCCCGTGGCGTCGAATTGGTTTGGTTGCTGTCATTCTCATTTTATTGTCCATTACATTCAACCTGGCTCACGATTTGGCACTCAAACAATATGTTCCAGCGCAATACTTCCGGCTCGTTGAATGGGGTCTAGTCCTTGTTTGGTGCTTCATCGGATATGCTCTGGTAAGGAATTTAAACCACTTTATCCTTAGTAAGACCTTAAGAAAACATATTGATACTCGAACTGCTCGGCTACTGAGTCGTGTCTTGACTGCAATTGGGTTTGTATTCATCGTCCTAGTGGCGTTGAACCTTCTCCAAATTAGGCTGAGTAGTTTATTGGTTGGCGGTGCGGTGACAGGTGTCATCGTAGGTATTGGCGCACAATCTACGCTGTCTAACTTGTTCGCAGGGCTTATCTTGTTAACTTTGCGGCCATTCTCCGTAGGGCAGTACATCACGCTACGCACTTCGTTGTTTAGCGGCATCGAATATGGCGGGACTGTATTTGATGTCAATTGGTATTACACTATTTTAATCGATGGGGATCAAAAAAGAGTGCTTCCGAATTCCTCTGTGATTGTTTCAGCCGTAACCATTAATGCTGCAGAGAAGCCAGCTGATCATGTATTTACGGTTCCTGTCTCTTATTCTGTGTCGGAAAAGGTGCTTGGCGATGAACTATCGCAGTTAACGAATGGACAAGCAAAGATTAAAATCAGGGAGTTCTCGAAAGATGCTTACGTTGTGGAAATCCATTTGCCGGCAAGTCAAAGTCCGGGCATAATCCGTGAAATCTTGGCTAAATATCAGGCATAG
- a CDS encoding GNAT family N-acetyltransferase has protein sequence MRIRQIAKRDAPNYIALCKKLDQETKFMMLDPGERTTNLKEQKRFIQSLLDARNSMVFIAEHEDRLVGYLGAYGGEFRRNRHNAYLVIGILQQFTGKGIGTALFTEMENWAKQAGIHRLELTVMTHNIAGVSLYKKMGFTIEGIAKHSLLVDGNYVDEYYMAKILS, from the coding sequence ATGCGTATTCGACAAATTGCGAAGCGTGACGCACCGAATTACATCGCTCTGTGCAAGAAACTCGACCAGGAAACAAAATTCATGATGTTGGATCCGGGCGAGCGCACGACAAATTTGAAGGAACAGAAGCGTTTCATTCAGTCGTTGTTGGACGCTCGCAACAGCATGGTTTTTATTGCTGAGCACGAAGACCGGCTCGTGGGATACTTAGGCGCATATGGCGGTGAATTCCGAAGGAATAGACATAATGCTTATCTTGTTATTGGCATTTTGCAACAATTTACCGGGAAGGGGATAGGGACAGCATTATTCACGGAAATGGAGAACTGGGCAAAGCAAGCAGGTATTCATCGCTTGGAGTTAACTGTGATGACGCACAACATTGCAGGTGTGTCTCTTTATAAGAAAATGGGCTTTACGATTGAGGGAATCGCGAAACATTCGCTGCTCGTGGACGGAAACTACGTCGATGAGTATTATATGGCGAAGATTTTGTCCTGA
- a CDS encoding LLM class flavin-dependent oxidoreductase: MRDSKKQLGRIPFSVLDLSPIVDGGTATDSFRNTVDLARHAETWGYHRYWLAEHHNMPFIASSATSVVIGHVAANTSTIRVGSGGIMLPNHAPLVIAEQFGTLESLYPGRIDLGLGRAPGTDMRTARALRRDPHNGEDFPEQLAELRTYFAPSHATQQRVRAIPGENLNIPIWLLGSSEFSAQLAGQLGLPFAFASHFSPNYTLSALEMYRNSFQPSHVLDEPYAMVGLNVIAADTDTEARRLATTLQQQFLNLVRNVQLPLQPPVDNMDQLWNPYERQAVEQQLGATIAGSAKTVADKLAAFISRTQVDEIMVIAQIFDHKARLRSYEILADLAEL, from the coding sequence ATGCGTGACAGCAAAAAACAACTTGGCCGTATCCCCTTCTCAGTGCTAGATCTATCTCCGATTGTCGATGGCGGCACTGCCACTGATTCGTTTCGAAATACCGTAGATTTAGCTCGTCATGCTGAGACGTGGGGCTATCACCGATACTGGTTAGCGGAACATCATAACATGCCATTCATCGCAAGCTCAGCCACATCCGTCGTGATCGGGCATGTGGCGGCGAATACATCAACCATTCGAGTCGGTTCCGGAGGCATTATGCTGCCTAACCACGCCCCCTTAGTCATCGCTGAGCAATTCGGAACCCTAGAATCTCTGTATCCTGGCCGGATTGATCTAGGTCTTGGGCGGGCACCCGGCACGGATATGCGAACCGCTCGAGCACTGCGACGCGATCCCCATAACGGTGAGGATTTTCCAGAGCAACTGGCCGAACTGCGCACTTATTTCGCTCCCTCTCACGCAACTCAACAACGTGTCCGTGCCATACCGGGAGAAAATCTGAATATCCCCATTTGGCTATTGGGCTCAAGTGAATTTAGTGCACAGTTAGCTGGTCAATTGGGCCTGCCTTTTGCATTTGCTAGCCATTTCTCACCAAACTACACGTTATCTGCTCTGGAAATGTACCGTAATTCCTTCCAACCTTCGCATGTTCTTGATGAGCCCTATGCAATGGTCGGACTAAACGTCATTGCTGCAGACACAGATACCGAAGCACGCCGACTCGCAACCACGTTGCAGCAGCAATTTCTGAATTTGGTTCGTAACGTACAACTGCCGTTACAACCGCCGGTGGACAATATGGATCAACTCTGGAATCCCTACGAACGACAAGCCGTGGAACAACAGTTAGGCGCCACTATCGCTGGTAGCGCCAAAACCGTAGCAGATAAGCTCGCGGCATTTATAAGCCGAACCCAAGTCGATGAGATTATGGTGATTGCACAGATCTTTGACCATAAAGCGCGTCTGCGCTCCTATGAAATTCTTGCCGACCTTGCTGAGTTGTAA
- a CDS encoding phosphoglycerate mutase family protein, producing MQIYVIRHCEATGQSEDAPLTTKGFVQAEGLAEFLLKTGIERVICSPYLRAQQTIEPYIQRHNASLTIDSRLSERVLSVVSMENWLECLQQTFDDFDLSFRGGESSRRAMARAVDVIKDIDPNESKRIGIVTHGNLMTLLLRHFDARFGFDHWSHLTNPDVFLVSVEQNKATVERVWKNLD from the coding sequence ATGCAAATTTATGTGATTCGTCATTGTGAAGCAACGGGTCAATCAGAGGACGCACCGTTGACGACCAAAGGATTCGTGCAAGCGGAAGGACTGGCTGAATTCCTGCTTAAGACTGGTATTGAGCGAGTGATTTGTAGCCCGTATTTGCGTGCTCAGCAGACCATTGAACCATATATACAACGACACAATGCCTCTCTTACGATAGATAGCCGGTTATCAGAAAGAGTGCTTAGTGTCGTAAGCATGGAAAATTGGCTGGAATGTCTCCAACAAACTTTCGATGATTTTGATTTGTCATTTCGTGGTGGAGAATCAAGTAGACGTGCCATGGCGCGTGCTGTGGATGTAATCAAAGATATTGATCCGAACGAGTCCAAGCGCATCGGTATAGTCACGCACGGAAACTTAATGACTTTGTTGCTGAGACATTTCGATGCTCGATTTGGATTTGATCACTGGAGTCACTTGACCAATCCCGATGTCTTTCTAGTTTCTGTCGAACAGAACAAAGCTACAGTAGAGCGCGTGTGGAAAAATCTCGATTAG
- a CDS encoding glycosyltransferase: MARVLLINAGSEGHINPTLGVVQELIRQGEEVVYFTTEQFRHRIEPTGAKVITCDGGKFLEAFLAGGRNLLGRVGGLLRTADLVIPSVLEQTKRDRFDYIIHDSMFGCGRLLAQLLDLPAINSCTSFAFQENDFNRLQGHLSRHVPADVNQRAEQEFQQLANDVEAKYNVQVGSAYEVFCNPAPLTIVYTSKRFQPDGESFDKSYKFVGPSITPRRHDPFDFTHVDTDNLIYISLGTVFNRAVDFYKLCFEAFANTKYTVILSVGEQTSLAELGDIPANFIVRHYVPQLEVLQRTKLFITHGGMNSTSEALYYGVPLIVLPQNADQPVIARRVEEVGAGLHLHQEGLTAVELRVAAERVLKDASIRKVCLEVGESFKTAGGYRRAVEEIFAYKASLGITD; this comes from the coding sequence ATGGCTCGCGTTTTACTGATCAACGCAGGTTCTGAAGGTCATATCAATCCGACCTTAGGTGTGGTTCAAGAACTTATTCGTCAGGGCGAAGAGGTGGTTTACTTTACAACGGAACAATTTCGTCATCGCATTGAACCAACGGGTGCAAAGGTGATCACGTGCGATGGGGGCAAATTTTTGGAGGCATTCCTTGCCGGAGGACGCAACCTCTTGGGGCGAGTGGGAGGACTCTTGCGCACAGCCGACCTCGTCATCCCTAGTGTTCTGGAGCAAACAAAAAGAGACCGTTTTGATTACATCATTCATGACTCCATGTTCGGCTGTGGGCGTTTGCTAGCACAGCTCCTCGATCTGCCGGCAATCAACTCGTGCACCAGTTTTGCATTTCAAGAGAATGACTTTAACCGACTGCAGGGCCATCTCTCGCGCCATGTTCCGGCCGACGTGAATCAACGTGCAGAACAAGAGTTTCAACAGTTGGCCAATGACGTGGAGGCGAAATACAATGTGCAAGTTGGCTCCGCCTACGAAGTTTTCTGTAATCCTGCGCCATTAACCATCGTCTATACGTCGAAACGCTTCCAACCTGATGGAGAGAGCTTCGATAAATCGTACAAATTTGTCGGGCCTTCGATCACTCCACGACGGCACGATCCATTTGATTTCACTCACGTAGACACAGACAACCTAATTTACATATCACTCGGTACCGTCTTTAATCGAGCTGTGGATTTTTACAAGCTTTGCTTTGAAGCGTTTGCGAACACGAAGTACACGGTAATTCTATCCGTTGGCGAACAAACCTCACTCGCGGAATTAGGAGACATTCCTGCGAATTTCATTGTCCGCCATTACGTACCACAACTCGAAGTGCTGCAACGCACCAAACTTTTTATTACACACGGGGGGATGAACAGTACAAGTGAGGCTCTTTATTACGGTGTACCACTCATCGTGCTTCCACAGAACGCCGATCAACCTGTTATCGCGCGACGTGTAGAAGAAGTTGGTGCGGGCCTCCATCTACACCAGGAAGGCTTAACCGCAGTAGAACTGAGAGTGGCCGCAGAACGTGTGCTCAAGGATGCGTCGATTCGAAAAGTATGCTTAGAAGTTGGCGAGTCCTTCAAAACGGCAGGTGGCTATCGCCGAGCTGTCGAGGAGATCTTCGCTTATAAAGCCAGTCTAGGGATAACTGACTAA